A section of the Leptospira kobayashii genome encodes:
- the zigA gene encoding zinc metallochaperone GTPase ZigA yields the protein MKKIPVTVLSGFLGAGKTTLLNHILHNREGKKVAVIVNDMSEVNIDARLVAGNSQLSRTEEKLVEMSNGCICCTLREDLLIEIANLAKSGKFDYILIESTGVSEPLPIAETFTFEDESGTSLSQIAELDTMVTVVDGVNFLKDFHSIESLKDRKLEAGEEDERDLVDLLVDQVEFANIIIANKWSMLKPKEQTTLLSILKSLNAEAEVIPTDFSKVPLDKVINTKQFNFEKAAESPLWLKELRGEHSPETEEYGIKSFVYKSRLPFHPDKFWNWLAKEKKGLIRAKGFVWLASKMDWVVLYSQAGSLSSYKPEGYFWAAIDPEDIPDDPNVKINLQNVWEEPWGDRRQEIVLIGRDMDEKKITKSLNDCLLSPEEMKRGPAHWKNLNDPFPDWDEILSDESNESEVA from the coding sequence ATGAAAAAAATACCAGTCACAGTTCTTTCCGGTTTTTTAGGAGCGGGTAAAACCACGTTACTCAACCACATCCTCCACAATCGGGAAGGTAAAAAAGTAGCAGTCATCGTAAATGATATGAGCGAAGTCAATATAGACGCGAGACTTGTCGCAGGAAATTCGCAACTTTCCAGAACGGAAGAAAAACTAGTGGAAATGTCGAACGGTTGCATCTGCTGCACGTTACGCGAAGATCTGCTGATTGAAATTGCAAATCTGGCAAAGTCGGGAAAATTCGATTATATACTCATCGAGTCCACAGGAGTCTCAGAACCGCTTCCCATCGCGGAAACATTCACATTCGAGGATGAGTCGGGCACAAGCCTCTCTCAAATCGCAGAACTGGACACAATGGTGACCGTTGTGGATGGAGTGAATTTTCTGAAAGACTTTCATTCCATCGAGTCTTTGAAAGATCGTAAACTGGAAGCGGGAGAAGAAGATGAACGGGACTTAGTCGATTTGCTCGTAGATCAGGTGGAATTTGCAAATATAATCATCGCAAATAAATGGTCCATGTTAAAACCGAAAGAACAAACAACGCTTTTATCCATTTTAAAAAGTCTGAATGCGGAAGCAGAAGTAATCCCTACCGATTTCAGCAAAGTTCCATTGGATAAGGTAATCAATACAAAACAATTTAACTTTGAAAAGGCGGCAGAGTCTCCTCTTTGGTTGAAAGAGTTAAGAGGAGAACATAGTCCGGAAACGGAAGAATACGGAATCAAAAGTTTTGTATATAAATCCAGACTTCCCTTTCATCCCGACAAATTTTGGAATTGGCTCGCGAAGGAAAAGAAGGGACTCATTCGAGCCAAGGGATTTGTATGGCTTGCTTCCAAAATGGATTGGGTCGTATTGTACTCGCAAGCCGGGAGTCTAAGTTCTTACAAACCGGAAGGTTACTTTTGGGCGGCGATAGATCCGGAAGATATACCGGATGATCCTAATGTAAAAATCAATTTGCAAAACGTATGGGAAGAGCCTTGGGGGGATAGAAGACAGGAAATCGTTTTGATCGGAAGGGATATGGATGAAAAAAAAATCACGAAGTCTCTCAACGATTGCCTACTCTCTCCGGAGGAAATGAAGCGGGGACCGGCTCACTGGAAAAATCTGAATGATCCTTTCCCCGATTGGGACGAAATCCTATCCGACGAATCGAATGAATCCGAGGTCGCCTAA
- a CDS encoding HEAT repeat domain-containing protein, with protein sequence MHLSRYCFLIVFFLSTFVFQCGDKDQVQPKPVVEDEVEEEIPTSKLLQDLDSSDVFLRSQATIQLGSRQVKESVPKLKKLLTDKEPGVRAGAAIALGDLQERSATQTIVKLLESDKENPKDVYLDALGRLKDPSAGKQIVLLLDSEDPTLRLQTIEALVLIGAKDQGASILKMALKNKNREKDKTYAMALGKLGYKGSEDYLLGLTKTLDESTTLAAAYLALGRIGAKKAVPILAKALDLSFSKGKENASVSLIQIGDPKTIDLVFPLLESKTEETQMYVTDVLSGIPSLEAGKRALALLNSDKKSTWGNAAKIAGRQKYAPAREKLESLLVLDSTPSRDSFAEALGWIGDKASIPVLRKILLSGAKEGPYGSAWALGVMGAKEAVGDLITATNSSDGKLVSYALEALGSIRDESALPALTRLLKNRPQMAPQVLSAVSQLQSKEARLVIEDATNSNDPNVYRPAMEELARRKDKLSLPILFEHVNGPEAEKRKLSYYALAAITGEHFRTKKEWNDWRTKTKN encoded by the coding sequence ATGCACCTTTCCAGATATTGTTTCCTAATCGTTTTTTTTCTAAGTACATTCGTTTTCCAATGCGGAGACAAAGATCAAGTCCAACCAAAACCTGTAGTAGAGGATGAAGTGGAAGAAGAAATACCAACGTCAAAATTACTGCAAGATTTGGATTCCAGCGACGTGTTTTTACGCTCCCAAGCAACGATTCAATTGGGTAGCAGGCAGGTGAAAGAGAGTGTCCCCAAACTGAAAAAACTTCTCACCGACAAGGAGCCTGGGGTTCGGGCGGGGGCTGCGATCGCCTTGGGAGATCTTCAGGAAAGATCAGCCACACAAACGATTGTTAAACTACTTGAATCGGATAAGGAAAATCCGAAAGACGTATATCTGGATGCGCTCGGGAGATTGAAAGATCCATCCGCAGGAAAACAAATCGTTCTTCTTTTGGATTCGGAAGATCCGACTCTTAGATTGCAAACGATAGAGGCGCTTGTTCTCATCGGAGCAAAAGACCAAGGTGCTTCCATCCTAAAGATGGCTTTGAAAAACAAGAACAGGGAAAAAGATAAAACTTATGCCATGGCCCTTGGCAAACTTGGTTACAAAGGATCTGAAGATTATCTTTTGGGTCTGACTAAAACTTTGGATGAATCCACTACACTTGCCGCCGCTTACTTGGCGTTAGGCAGAATCGGTGCGAAAAAAGCAGTACCTATTCTTGCAAAGGCATTGGATCTTTCCTTTTCCAAGGGAAAAGAAAACGCATCGGTATCCCTCATTCAAATCGGAGATCCTAAAACGATAGATTTGGTTTTTCCGTTACTTGAATCCAAAACGGAAGAGACACAAATGTATGTAACGGACGTTTTGTCCGGTATTCCTTCTTTGGAAGCGGGAAAACGCGCCCTCGCATTATTGAATTCCGATAAAAAATCCACTTGGGGAAATGCTGCCAAAATCGCAGGTCGTCAAAAATACGCACCTGCTCGGGAAAAACTGGAAAGCCTGCTCGTTTTAGATTCTACACCTAGCAGAGATTCGTTTGCGGAAGCCTTGGGTTGGATCGGAGACAAGGCATCCATTCCTGTACTTAGGAAGATCTTACTTTCCGGTGCAAAAGAGGGTCCTTACGGATCCGCATGGGCATTGGGCGTGATGGGTGCCAAGGAAGCGGTAGGGGATTTGATCACCGCAACAAACAGTTCCGACGGGAAATTGGTATCTTATGCGTTGGAAGCATTGGGTTCGATTCGGGACGAGAGCGCATTGCCTGCGTTAACTAGGCTTCTCAAAAACAGACCGCAGATGGCTCCTCAAGTTTTATCTGCCGTGTCGCAACTTCAAAGTAAAGAAGCAAGACTTGTCATTGAAGACGCAACAAACTCAAACGACCCGAATGTATACCGCCCGGCTATGGAAGAATTGGCCAGACGAAAGGACAAACTGTCCCTTCCGATTCTGTTTGAACATGTGAACGGGCCGGAAGCAGAAAAAAGAAAACTCTCCTACTATGCTTTAGCAGCCATTACAGGAGAGCATTTCAGAACGAAAAAGGAATGGAATGATTGGAGAACCAAAACTAAGAACTGA
- a CDS encoding methyl-accepting chemotaxis protein, with the protein MDNYSLQPAKTINSIRIFLFINFALGIIGTYSTLDRTQSTFMIIGAAIYGISAGVQAFLFKKGWDPKPFYFVLCDVFVTGMNTILQANINQDIAAGSIKLGINYTISFFLILYSGFLFSWRQTVVVGVLLSIIDLVTLYVAYLSGVEFIDRTDPHKFPFAISSSIEVVKLAFLLMATFATGKMVSLLVKTRDEAMEGKRVADEHSLIVGKQKENMQETAVKLNESVSALKIFTEDLNSQIQTQAASIEEISASLTQISQATESSAYFVRDQYQKIEKLNEESYNLEKLVGEIRLEISEISKQINQSTNFSNEVSASMSSLNSALDEVKQSFMKVEEVNQIMKEIADRTNLLSLNASIEAARAGEHGRGFAVVAQEVGKLADSSATNASIISKTIQKSRSDLENGNTSAGIASEMATNQEKELIAIETSVKVFHEKIEEMQNINARVVSSQRELKDLSSQLETIATEQSIGNKEVTRAAQSIEDAVQVVAENTRLLQDQIEEIARQAEKIR; encoded by the coding sequence ATGGACAATTACTCCCTTCAACCCGCAAAAACGATCAATTCCATTCGAATTTTCTTATTTATTAATTTTGCTTTAGGCATCATCGGAACTTATTCTACGCTCGACCGGACTCAATCCACCTTCATGATTATAGGCGCAGCTATATACGGGATCAGTGCGGGAGTTCAGGCTTTTTTATTCAAAAAAGGTTGGGATCCGAAACCTTTTTACTTTGTGTTATGTGATGTGTTCGTGACCGGGATGAACACCATCCTTCAGGCTAATATCAATCAGGATATAGCGGCCGGTTCCATCAAACTAGGAATCAATTACACAATCAGCTTTTTTCTAATACTTTATTCAGGGTTTCTTTTTTCCTGGCGCCAAACGGTTGTTGTGGGCGTGTTGCTTTCGATCATTGATCTCGTGACTTTGTATGTCGCTTATTTGAGCGGTGTGGAATTCATCGATAGGACCGATCCTCATAAATTTCCTTTCGCAATATCCAGCTCCATTGAAGTGGTAAAGTTAGCGTTTTTACTTATGGCGACTTTCGCCACGGGTAAAATGGTGAGTCTTCTTGTCAAAACCAGAGACGAGGCAATGGAAGGTAAACGGGTTGCCGATGAACATTCGTTAATTGTAGGTAAGCAAAAGGAAAATATGCAGGAAACCGCAGTAAAACTCAACGAATCCGTTTCTGCTTTGAAAATCTTTACGGAAGATTTGAATTCTCAGATCCAAACACAAGCCGCGTCCATCGAAGAGATCAGCGCATCTCTCACTCAAATTTCCCAGGCAACAGAAAGTTCGGCGTATTTCGTAAGGGACCAATATCAAAAAATAGAAAAACTGAACGAAGAAAGTTATAATCTGGAAAAATTAGTCGGAGAAATCCGTTTAGAAATCTCAGAGATTTCCAAACAAATCAATCAATCAACTAACTTTAGTAATGAGGTATCTGCTTCCATGTCCTCATTAAATTCCGCTTTGGACGAAGTGAAACAATCTTTTATGAAAGTCGAAGAAGTAAACCAAATCATGAAAGAGATTGCCGACAGAACCAATCTGCTTTCTTTGAACGCTTCCATCGAAGCTGCGCGCGCGGGAGAACACGGTAGGGGATTTGCAGTCGTTGCGCAGGAAGTGGGAAAGCTCGCGGACAGTTCCGCTACGAATGCAAGCATTATCTCAAAAACGATTCAAAAATCCAGATCCGACCTGGAAAACGGAAACACTTCCGCCGGCATTGCTTCGGAAATGGCAACTAACCAGGAGAAGGAGCTCATCGCCATTGAGACCAGCGTAAAAGTATTTCACGAAAAAATAGAAGAAATGCAAAACATCAATGCAAGGGTTGTTTCTTCGCAAAGAGAATTGAAGGATCTTTCTTCTCAGTTGGAAACCATTGCGACGGAACAAAGTATCGGAAATAAAGAAGTGACTCGCGCTGCCCAAAGCATTGAAGACGCAGTGCAAGTGGTTGCGGAAAACACAAGACTTCTCCAGGACCAAATCGAAGAGATTGCGAGGCAGGCTGAGAAAATCAGATAA
- a CDS encoding RCC1 domain-containing protein encodes MGSGGSNFSILSPSAGKQLFVYQVDLSISSQEQGIYQIYLNNSKKLTLSSSSTDLVTLSGTIKPLLGQNNLKVAFIGNTGTYATKSVSFYFGNRTTGGGSHSGFVKNGSLYTWGRNNKGQLGFGTSTGDLANATITKLSTISDVASISFNQNNSLAIKSDGTVWAWGANAQGQLGQGDNVELETSATTAGPRHPPREVPGISNAVMGSFGFNHAVVLKSDGSVVAFGQNNVGQLGNGATGLSSTSYSANPVTVVGLPTDVIQVIAGSEHSAALTSTGDVYVWGRNQYGNLGDGVIGTATAVTSAPKKITSISGIKQIANGRDHILALKSDGKVYSWGLGASGQLGTGGSGSPTPVATPTLVNNISNATSVWANGTQSFAILSDGTVKGWGANSTLASLGIGNTTTAKVYEPADAVIGIKNIVSFGCGATHNFSMLSDGSLYGWGWNFKGSLGRPDLQESWGAATPVLVTLPD; translated from the coding sequence ATGGGAAGCGGAGGTTCCAATTTTTCGATTCTTTCTCCTTCGGCAGGCAAACAACTGTTTGTTTATCAAGTGGACCTTTCCATTTCTTCCCAAGAACAAGGGATTTATCAAATTTATCTGAATAACTCTAAAAAGTTAACGCTTAGTTCTTCTTCCACGGACTTAGTTACTCTTTCGGGAACGATCAAACCGCTTCTCGGACAAAATAATCTTAAGGTCGCTTTCATCGGGAATACGGGAACTTATGCAACCAAATCCGTTTCTTTTTATTTTGGAAATAGGACAACCGGAGGAGGATCTCATTCCGGTTTTGTAAAGAACGGATCTTTGTACACTTGGGGAAGAAATAACAAGGGTCAGTTGGGATTCGGAACTTCCACGGGTGATCTTGCCAATGCTACCATTACAAAACTCTCTACAATCAGTGACGTAGCTTCCATTTCATTCAACCAAAACAACTCACTTGCCATCAAATCGGACGGGACAGTTTGGGCCTGGGGTGCAAACGCTCAAGGTCAATTGGGACAAGGAGATAATGTGGAATTGGAGACTTCTGCGACGACAGCAGGCCCGAGGCATCCTCCCCGCGAAGTGCCGGGTATTTCCAACGCAGTTATGGGATCTTTCGGATTCAATCATGCTGTAGTTTTGAAATCGGACGGATCGGTTGTGGCATTTGGACAAAATAACGTCGGTCAGCTGGGAAACGGAGCTACAGGACTTTCCTCGACTAGTTATTCCGCAAATCCCGTGACAGTTGTCGGTCTTCCAACAGATGTGATCCAAGTGATTGCCGGCTCGGAACATTCAGCAGCGCTTACTTCAACAGGTGATGTATATGTTTGGGGTAGAAACCAATACGGGAATTTGGGAGACGGAGTGATCGGCACTGCTACTGCTGTCACTTCTGCCCCGAAGAAAATAACAAGTATTAGTGGGATTAAACAAATTGCAAACGGCAGGGATCATATTCTCGCTTTAAAATCGGATGGGAAAGTTTATTCTTGGGGGCTGGGAGCGAGCGGTCAATTGGGAACAGGTGGGTCGGGTAGCCCGACTCCCGTAGCAACTCCGACACTTGTTAATAATATTTCGAATGCTACTTCCGTTTGGGCCAATGGAACTCAGAGTTTTGCGATACTTTCGGACGGAACTGTGAAAGGATGGGGGGCAAATTCCACTTTAGCGAGTTTGGGAATCGGCAACACTACCACAGCTAAGGTTTACGAACCGGCGGACGCAGTGATCGGGATTAAGAATATAGTATCTTTCGGCTGCGGTGCCACTCATAATTTTTCTATGTTAAGCGACGGATCACTTTACGGATGGGGATGGAATTTCAAAGGTTCCTTGGGTCGTCCTGACTTGCAGGAATCCTGGGGAGCCGCAACACCGGTTCTTGTCACTCTTCCCGATTAA
- a CDS encoding amidohydrolase family protein translates to MANSNRQILPCYACFAENGKDSYSVLSANSEEKRLLSPFRWKGNDFPPLLDDQNPSHLKELKKLNIPYVFDIHSHFFPEIVLKLIWKWFDKVNWEIAYRYGEEERVKRLHLNGIRRFTTLNYAHKPAMAEWLNDWTYSNYGNWEGAIPFGTFYPEEGVDHYVKRAVEEYGFQGFKLHCEVSKLDLSRKELTGVFSYLEKLSIPLVIHTGNAPLPGEFTGIKYFLPFIQRYPGLKVIVAHMGAKEIFDYSELIDTYPNLYLDTTMVFVDFLATGEDADDSIPLLEKYQDRIFFGSDFPNIPYNLSHPIMRILETNISDEAKRKILWKNGENFFNSDSGK, encoded by the coding sequence ATGGCAAATTCGAATCGCCAAATCCTTCCTTGTTACGCTTGTTTTGCGGAAAATGGAAAGGATTCCTATTCCGTTTTATCAGCTAATTCGGAAGAAAAAAGGCTACTTTCTCCTTTTCGTTGGAAGGGAAACGATTTTCCTCCGCTATTGGATGACCAAAATCCATCTCATCTGAAAGAATTGAAAAAGCTGAATATACCTTATGTTTTCGATATACACTCCCATTTTTTTCCCGAAATCGTATTGAAATTGATCTGGAAATGGTTTGATAAGGTAAATTGGGAGATTGCTTACCGATATGGTGAAGAAGAAAGGGTAAAAAGACTTCATTTAAATGGAATTAGGCGATTTACTACTTTAAATTATGCTCATAAACCGGCTATGGCGGAATGGTTGAATGATTGGACTTATTCCAATTATGGAAATTGGGAAGGGGCCATTCCTTTCGGAACTTTTTATCCGGAAGAAGGAGTAGATCATTATGTAAAACGAGCTGTGGAAGAATACGGATTCCAAGGATTCAAACTTCATTGCGAAGTCTCCAAACTCGACTTAAGTCGTAAGGAACTTACAGGAGTATTTTCCTATTTGGAAAAACTTTCCATACCCCTCGTCATTCATACCGGAAACGCTCCTCTGCCGGGAGAATTCACCGGAATCAAATATTTTTTGCCTTTCATTCAAAGATACCCCGGTCTGAAAGTCATCGTTGCTCATATGGGAGCGAAAGAAATTTTCGACTATTCGGAGTTAATTGATACTTATCCTAATCTATATTTGGATACTACAATGGTGTTCGTAGATTTTCTTGCCACCGGTGAAGACGCGGACGATTCGATTCCTCTTCTTGAAAAATACCAAGATAGGATTTTTTTCGGATCGGATTTCCCCAACATTCCTTATAACCTTTCTCATCCCATTATGAGAATCTTGGAAACAAATATCAGCGATGAAGCCAAAA
- a CDS encoding acyl-CoA dehydrogenase family protein → MISNNYFSDNEDLKDHFDSLTDWKEIVDSYEENFADYALYQKTSQEELAYAPGNYEDAIEFYRSTLEAGGDIAGKDVSQVAKQMDEVGLKYKDGKVTFPKEMIDVINKIKSAGLLPYGIHRHYGGIGLPSVVQSMLSESVSRADGGLAITLGCMNLAETVERFGTEEMIHEFVPKMAAGELCGAMALTEPNYGSDLPNLQTKAVKGEDGVWRITGTKRFITHACGFDTMPSIILTLARTGSTTSGARGLSFFLVHSKDIFVASIEKKMGLHCSPTCEVVFENSPGILIGDEGKGLVKYSMAMMNQARLNIAAQAMGIATAAYFEGRKYATERVQFGKTIDQIPAVKKMLDRMEREIAGMRCILYEASRSVDLYRWKEERGRMNGIPEKEIRKDETFKRWEKLASLLTPLSKYYITELANVVASDALQIHGGSGYTEDYDVARIYRDVRITNIYEGTTQLQVVACIGSIVAGMTETGIFREYIKDEMSKFKVSDELKELWSQLETIVSEFAEISGTLREELAFEVVESAARLLVSLLLERSVPRAKVERRAARKTIAQDYVLDSSAILVSNLTKIKGKKKSLATV, encoded by the coding sequence ATGATATCAAATAATTATTTTTCTGATAATGAAGATTTAAAAGATCATTTCGATTCCCTCACTGATTGGAAGGAAATCGTGGATTCATACGAAGAAAATTTTGCAGACTATGCACTCTATCAAAAAACAAGCCAAGAAGAACTCGCTTATGCTCCCGGAAACTACGAAGACGCGATTGAATTTTATCGTTCTACTTTAGAAGCTGGTGGGGATATCGCAGGTAAGGATGTCTCTCAAGTTGCCAAACAAATGGACGAAGTGGGACTTAAATACAAAGACGGAAAAGTAACTTTTCCGAAAGAAATGATCGATGTGATTAATAAAATCAAATCAGCGGGTCTTCTTCCATACGGGATTCACCGTCATTACGGTGGGATCGGACTTCCTTCCGTCGTACAATCCATGTTATCCGAGTCGGTTTCCCGTGCGGACGGCGGACTTGCGATTACTCTCGGTTGTATGAACCTTGCGGAAACAGTAGAAAGATTCGGAACGGAAGAGATGATTCATGAATTCGTTCCTAAGATGGCTGCGGGAGAACTTTGCGGTGCTATGGCACTCACCGAACCCAACTACGGATCCGACCTTCCCAATCTGCAAACCAAAGCGGTGAAAGGAGAAGACGGTGTTTGGAGAATTACGGGAACCAAACGATTCATCACTCACGCTTGCGGTTTTGATACTATGCCTTCCATCATTTTGACTTTAGCAAGAACCGGATCTACAACCAGTGGTGCCCGCGGTCTTTCTTTCTTTTTGGTTCACTCTAAAGATATATTTGTAGCATCCATCGAAAAGAAAATGGGACTTCATTGTTCTCCTACCTGCGAAGTTGTTTTTGAAAACAGCCCGGGGATTTTGATCGGGGACGAAGGTAAAGGTCTTGTTAAATATTCCATGGCGATGATGAATCAAGCACGTTTGAATATTGCTGCACAAGCAATGGGAATTGCAACCGCAGCTTATTTTGAAGGTCGTAAATATGCCACCGAACGGGTGCAATTCGGTAAAACGATCGATCAAATTCCCGCCGTAAAAAAAATGTTGGATCGTATGGAGAGAGAAATTGCGGGAATGCGTTGTATCCTATACGAAGCAAGCCGCTCCGTGGATCTTTATCGTTGGAAAGAAGAAAGAGGTCGTATGAACGGAATTCCTGAAAAGGAAATCAGAAAAGACGAAACCTTCAAACGTTGGGAAAAATTAGCATCTCTACTTACTCCTCTTTCCAAATACTATATTACCGAACTTGCCAACGTAGTTGCTTCCGATGCTTTGCAAATTCACGGTGGGTCCGGTTATACGGAAGACTATGATGTAGCAAGAATTTATCGGGATGTTCGTATTACAAATATCTACGAAGGTACGACTCAGTTGCAAGTAGTTGCTTGTATAGGAAGTATCGTTGCGGGTATGACGGAGACAGGTATTTTCAGAGAATACATCAAAGACGAAATGTCCAAATTCAAAGTTTCCGACGAATTGAAAGAACTTTGGAGTCAGTTGGAAACAATCGTGAGTGAATTTGCTGAAATCTCCGGCACTCTCAGAGAAGAGCTCGCTTTCGAAGTTGTGGAATCCGCTGCTCGTCTTTTGGTCAGTCTCTTATTGGAAAGAAGTGTTCCTCGTGCAAAAGTGGAAAGAAGAGCTGCCCGTAAAACAATCGCTCAAGATTACGTTTTGGATAGCTCTGCAATCCTCGTTTCCAATCTAACAAAGATTAAAGGCAAGAAAAAAAGCCTGGCGACTGTCTGA
- a CDS encoding di-heme oxidoredictase family protein, whose amino-acid sequence MTSSELGDRAFLQFGPVSKLSEISEFTIGQSVFDVPWTPGFSASLPDRDGLGPIFHRDSCLGCHEKNGRNFDPDGTRLISSLVRLGVGSGGNDPEPNYGNQLQPNGVGSVPAEGNVILQYDTITGNFGDGTGYTLRSPKIVFSGLNYGALASDLKTSVRMTQQVIGLGLLESVSEETILSFADPEDKDKNGITGRPNYIRDLSGSGKSLGRFGWKANMPSLKRQNSAAFLGDLGITNPIFSTQNCTSIQTLCLSAANGGSPEVSEAKIVAITKYMQLVAVPIRRKAYYGNILEGKRMFHWAGCANCHIPKMKTASTSSFPQLASQTIRPFTDLLLHDMGEGLADGKEDGDASGNEWRTAPLWGIGLLETVHGEARYLHDGRARTLMEAILWHGGEAEKSKNFVKNLNQDLRDRLIEYLESL is encoded by the coding sequence ATGACTAGCTCGGAACTTGGTGACAGAGCGTTTTTGCAATTCGGTCCCGTTTCCAAACTTTCCGAAATATCCGAATTTACGATCGGCCAATCCGTGTTTGATGTTCCTTGGACACCCGGTTTCTCCGCAAGCCTTCCTGATAGAGACGGATTAGGCCCTATCTTTCATCGGGATTCCTGTTTGGGATGCCACGAAAAAAACGGAAGAAATTTTGATCCCGATGGAACCAGGTTGATTTCCAGCTTGGTACGGTTAGGCGTCGGTTCCGGGGGAAATGATCCGGAACCGAATTACGGAAATCAATTGCAGCCGAACGGAGTAGGAAGTGTTCCCGCTGAGGGAAATGTGATCCTTCAGTATGATACAATAACCGGCAATTTCGGAGACGGGACAGGTTATACACTCAGGTCTCCAAAGATAGTTTTTTCCGGTTTGAATTACGGAGCACTCGCTTCCGATCTCAAAACATCTGTTAGGATGACACAACAGGTGATCGGTCTCGGGCTCTTGGAGTCGGTTTCTGAAGAAACGATTTTGAGTTTTGCAGATCCCGAGGATAAGGATAAAAACGGGATTACAGGAAGACCGAATTATATTCGGGATCTTTCCGGTTCGGGTAAAAGCCTGGGAAGGTTCGGTTGGAAGGCAAATATGCCTAGTTTGAAAAGACAGAATTCCGCGGCATTTCTTGGGGATTTGGGGATCACAAATCCGATCTTTTCCACTCAAAATTGTACATCGATCCAAACACTATGCCTTTCTGCAGCAAACGGAGGTTCGCCGGAAGTATCGGAAGCCAAGATCGTTGCAATTACCAAATACATGCAGTTAGTTGCCGTTCCCATCCGAAGAAAGGCTTATTACGGAAATATTCTGGAAGGGAAAAGAATGTTTCATTGGGCTGGTTGCGCCAATTGTCATATTCCCAAAATGAAGACCGCTTCAACCTCTTCTTTCCCGCAACTTGCCTCTCAAACCATCCGTCCTTTTACTGATCTTTTATTGCATGATATGGGGGAAGGGCTTGCCGACGGAAAAGAAGACGGAGATGCAAGCGGGAATGAATGGAGGACCGCTCCTCTTTGGGGAATCGGTTTATTGGAAACGGTTCACGGAGAAGCCAGATACTTGCATGACGGAAGAGCCAGAACCTTAATGGAAGCTATTTTATGGCACGGAGGGGAAGCGGAGAAAAGTAAAAATTTTGTTAAGAACTTAAATCAGGACTTAAGAGATCGTTTGATCGAATACCTGGAAAGTTTATGA